The genomic DNA TCGCGCCGCGGAGCGGTTCGAGTTCGGCAAAACATCCTTTAAACGGACCAAAGCCAGCGCGTTGATCCAACGAAATCGGTAGCATCCAAGAACCATCGGCCAGGACAGTCGGCTTGTTCAGCGTGACGCCGTGCCAAATCCGCTGCGGCTGCGACCACTGCGGTTTGTCCGCGTCGGGGTTATCGCAGCGGATCGCCCACACGCCCGCGCGGCCATCGTACATGTGCATCGATTGATCGAAGATCAGCCACAAACGCCCCAGCGGATCGGTCCATAGATTGCCGACCAAGATGCTGCGATCGATCGGCAGTTTGGGATCGTGCGAATCGAGCACAAAACGGGGATCCGACCAAGTCTCGCCGTCGTCGTCGCTCGACGCCAGAACGAAATACGCTTTTGGACTGTCGCCGCCAGCAACCCAACAGGCCCACAGTCGGCCACCGGGAGTTCGTTCGATCCCGATCGTCATCCCATAGTCCAGCCGATCGTAACCGTATTCGGGCAGCGGCGATGTATTTAGCGTCGGCGGGACCAATGCCAGATCGGCGACCTTCTCCATCCGTTGGATCCGCGCCGCCGCCTCGGCACGACTCTCGCCCTTCGCTTTCACAACTTCCACTTCCGTCTTATCGCCCAATACCATCAACGCCAGCTTCTTCAGCTTGATCCGATCGCCAGGATTGACAGTTTTGCGATACGCAAAGACGCGATTCAAATCCCCCTCAAACAACTGGAACTCCGGCGTCGGCAACTTCTCAAAACCTTGCCGTTTCAAATCGTCGCTGCGGTTGGCCCCGTGAGGTTTGCTGAGCGTCATAACAAACAGTTCGCCCGGCTTCTTACATTGAACTTCGTATCCTTCGATGCTGGTCCGCAGGAACTTGCGACCGAGCAAAACTTCGGGAGCTTCGATCAATGTGTACTGTCGATCGGTAAACAGCTTCACGCCAACTTTCATCACCGCCGGCTCCGGCGCGGGGATCACCATCGGTTTCCGCGACTGGCCCGCTTGCGAAGCGAACTGCTCTGTCTGTTCCAACGCACCAAACATGATCCGCTCTTTGCGGCTGGCGGAGTAATCTCCCTGCGTCACGCACAACCAGACAGTCCCCTCGTACTCGTGAAACGCCGGGTATTGGAACGATTTGGGCGTTTCAAACCGGTACTTCCGCTGCCAGTTTTTGCCGTCGCGAGATACATCGATGTTGAAGACGCTGCGATGAGCGCCACCGATCCGCGTCGCTTCCTGCCAGCCCAGGTAATAGGTGTCGCCAAATTTATCGAACGTCGGTTTAGAATTTGTCCCTTTGGCTACATGCGGCAGCTCTTTTGCGGCGGTCCAATTCCGGCCATCGACACTGGTCGTAAACTTGTAGTTTCGATTGCCAGCCTCATCGCGACAGATCGCCATCCAACTGCCATCGGGGAGCCGGTTGACCGCCGATTCACTCAGCTTCATCGATTGCGGATCGTGGAAGTGTCCAACGATCTCCAATGTATCGAGGGCCGGGTTTACAGTCGTCAACGCGAGTTGACCGGCCAGGAAATTGTTAATCGCAACATAGGTCTTCCCGTCGAATTTTTTGAACGCATCAAACAGGTACAGCCCCGCATCTTTGGCCTGCTTTTGAAAGCCGTTTGCCGCGGCCGAAGCATGCAAATGTTGCGGTGCCAGATCAAAAACTCCCCCGGCGGTTTTCAGCTTCATCCGGTGAATCGCATCGTCAAACTTCTCCGTCTCGATATCGAAGTCGCGATACCAGGTTTGCGATTGGCGTTTCCCTGGCGATTCGCTCGCAAAATAACAGCGAAGCGTTTGGGCGTCCTTCTGGATGATCCGCGGGACAAAACAAGCCCCGACAGGGAGCGTCGCATTGGCAAAGACCTGTTCGCCGCGGGCCAGCGGAACGACCTTCAGCAGCTTCTTCGTTTCCAAATCGACGATCGAAAGCGCAACGTAAACGTGCGGCCAGTTCGGATTTTCCCCGGCTTGTTCGTCGTTGCACTCCGCAACGATGTAGGCCCGCCCGCCAACCAACGCCATCTCGGCGTCGTGAGCGCCCCGCACCTCCGGCGCCGTGACTTCAATAAGCCCCTCCAGGACACGATCTCCCGCCAACGCGGGGTCCCATCCGGGGGGAACTAGCGATTGGGCAGGCACGTTGGCTGCCAAGCTGGCGGTCAGAATCAGAGTGAGTAGCAACGCAGGGAGTTTGGCACACATATCGGTGGGGCTCGGCTGGAGTGGATCGCAGAGGGGATTGCAACGCGGTAGAACCGTGGTTTACGGCCGCTAACCTGCCAATGCACCGCCCATTATGGCTGTCGCGATGTGCCAAGTGAACCCCGACGCGGTGATCCCTCTCCTGATGCCTAAGGTTTCGTTTGTTGCAGCCCCCAGCGGCGATGTGTCCTCTATAAATGACCGCCCAACGGTC from Rosistilla oblonga includes the following:
- a CDS encoding sialidase family protein, which encodes MCAKLPALLLTLILTASLAANVPAQSLVPPGWDPALAGDRVLEGLIEVTAPEVRGAHDAEMALVGGRAYIVAECNDEQAGENPNWPHVYVALSIVDLETKKLLKVVPLARGEQVFANATLPVGACFVPRIIQKDAQTLRCYFASESPGKRQSQTWYRDFDIETEKFDDAIHRMKLKTAGGVFDLAPQHLHASAAANGFQKQAKDAGLYLFDAFKKFDGKTYVAINNFLAGQLALTTVNPALDTLEIVGHFHDPQSMKLSESAVNRLPDGSWMAICRDEAGNRNYKFTTSVDGRNWTAAKELPHVAKGTNSKPTFDKFGDTYYLGWQEATRIGGAHRSVFNIDVSRDGKNWQRKYRFETPKSFQYPAFHEYEGTVWLCVTQGDYSASRKERIMFGALEQTEQFASQAGQSRKPMVIPAPEPAVMKVGVKLFTDRQYTLIEAPEVLLGRKFLRTSIEGYEVQCKKPGELFVMTLSKPHGANRSDDLKRQGFEKLPTPEFQLFEGDLNRVFAYRKTVNPGDRIKLKKLALMVLGDKTEVEVVKAKGESRAEAAARIQRMEKVADLALVPPTLNTSPLPEYGYDRLDYGMTIGIERTPGGRLWACWVAGGDSPKAYFVLASSDDDGETWSDPRFVLDSHDPKLPIDRSILVGNLWTDPLGRLWLIFDQSMHMYDGRAGVWAIRCDNPDADKPQWSQPQRIWHGVTLNKPTVLADGSWMLPISLDQRAGFGPFKGCFAELEPLRGANVFVSSDEGASWERRGAARFPNPDWHEHMIVQRKDGSLWMLARTSKGIMQTTSTDGGRTWATPSKPPGIDHPNARFHLRRLASGKILLIKHGDSIDKHNGRVQLSAWLSDDEGLTWQGGLVLDERKGISYPDGFQAPDGTIYISYDRNRATDGEILMARFNEADILAKKFIGPKSQSKMLISRPLAPKSKK